The window TTAGATACAACACAAATAATTGGATATTCGAACATATTAATGATTTGTGTCTAAAATGCTAAACCAAGTAGGAGCGATGATGCATGCGTTTTTATTCCCTCTTAGGGTCCGAATATCCTTCCTCACCCCACATTTATTCAATGGAAATCGTTTTTGCGTAATTTTTCTTTAGATTACAGCGATACGAGAGATGAAACTAACTTGATGGCTACATGAGCCAAATATAGAAGGAATAAATGAAGTAGTGTTGGGAGAAGAGAGAATCGATTTTCACTCTATTGCTTAAGCGACCTGTGCGACCTGCCTGCTTAAAATAGGGCTGAAGCAGCAGTCTGTAAGATATTTGGGGCTATGAATAGCTAAAATCCAAGACTGGCAGGTGGAAATAACTTGTGTTTCTGGCAAGAAACGTCTGCCATTTTCGGTGCATTCACGTGGTATTGTAAGCTTTCTCCGTAGAAAGCAATAAAAGTTTCTGGCGATCCAATACTTCTGGATAAATCCCACTTAACAATTTTTCTAGTTCAAGCTCTATTTACCTACCCAAATAAAACTTGTATACTAATGGGAAAGTTGTGTTAAAATATTGACAGCTTCgtattaaatgttatttaagCAATCCTATGAGCCTTCGAGGGGGCATCGATCCGAGAATGTATTAGGTGATATGTTACATTGACACTCACGTTCGACCTGGTTAAGACAAATGATGTGGGATTCGGTTGAAATTCATGagaatttcttgatttaatttgtgCTCTACGTAAAGGCCTCATTGGCCATGGTCAACAGAAAGTTTGTTGAAACTTGTAACCAACCTCGGATGGCATCCCCAGGTTGTCTCAACTAAGTTCGACAGTACCATTCTGAATCTTTGTTCCAAATTAAGGAACTTCGAAACAAAGAGATTCATAAGTTTTCCAGTCCTAATGATTTTCTCAAGATGGAGACTTGGGTTCTAAAGGGTTCTGTGCTCATTTTTTGCACTGCAAGCACCCACTAACAAGCATGTTCTGCAGTGATTCGAATGGTTCGTTGACTTCAACTTTCGAATTCAagcttcatttttctttgacttcCATGCACGATGCTCGCTCTAATAATTCCTCCTTCTAGACTGCTAGTTAGCCAGAGTGCTAATTTATTGCTAATTTATCAATTAACACACAAACTTTGACCAAATTAAGGCTGGAGATCTTGGTGATAACACCGAGTTGAATATGGTAATATTTAGtctataaatatgaaaataaaatttgtccAGTTTATTCTATCAAGAACAGACACCGTGGATGCACAAACCAGGATATATCTATAATTGTATCTCTAAGAAAGTTGATAATTATAAGGTGTCACGAGTGTCTTGGATGAAATGAATATCTCATTCCATGCCAAAGGAGGGGGCATAATCCCAAAGTAGTTGACATAATCTTTTCATATTCTACAGTCACAATACATGCTTTGCTATGACGCATACCAGAATATAGAATACAAGGATTGTTACTATTCAAAATCTTTCAAGATCAAGAACacgtaaatataaaaagacttttacaatattcaattttattattgtttgactTGGTTTTGGGAGAATAAACCATGCACATGCTTGGTTAATCATGAGTTCTCTGAAGATTTTACTAGTAACTCGTAGAAATAactctattttatatttatatagatgaTTTCACTGAAAATTAAACactatttatatagaaaataaaacttattgacATCTTTTTAATTACAAACTAGCACTATTCTCagattaccaaaaaaaataaacttgttttgTAGGACTACATAATTGCAAATAACTTTATTATAGGTCAAAATCCTCAAAGGTTAATaacatcataaatataaaaagatttttaaaagacttaattttattcttcgtACTTTTACCTTGTCAAAAAGCTATTgtaatcttttataaaaaaataaaaaataaaactctaataataaagtaaaatatatatatatatattttttattcaaataaaaaaatctagaaaaacatcatcataataataaaaacaaaataataaaattaactaataaaaatatctattttaaaaaaaaaaaactattacatcACCATCGCATGATGCGACGAAGTTTGGCATTGATGAAATATAAAAGCATGCATTATTAGATGCATCCAATCTTGTTCTACAAGGGAAGAGAAAAAACAGACCAGCAGTTAGCTGAAAGAAATAACCAGAAAACAAACAAGTTGCAATCACGCCATTCATTAATCCACTTCTTGTAATCTCTCCTCCTAATTTCATATCAAAGTATGAATGCACCttttaatacaaaattaaatcgTGTCCTTTTCAACCTAGGGTTTGGGTTTtgtctcgtttttttttttttttcgctttCCTTCGGATTCGGTTGGCGTTGAGTTAAGTATTGTATAACCCTGTAATTTGTTGGATCAAAAACTGTGtcctattttgaaaaaaaaatttataaatttttttttattttaaatattttttaaacattttagattattttgatatatttatattaaaaataaatataatatttaatatatttttaaataaaaaatactttaaaaaataataattattataatacaaatagGTTCTTAATAGATTGGATTAAGATGGTGTTAGTTTTACTAGaacattgtttgttttttaatgaaatttatttttattttaaattaaattttttatatttttaaggttATTTAGATGTGATATatgaaagtaaattttaaaaataaaaaatataattttgatgatttttttaaaaaaataatttaaaaataaaacactaattTCTTTGACTTTTATACAATTTGCTATTCGTATAGCTATTTTCTATTAAAGTATAtatagtggaaaaaaaattatttatactatttaaaatgtaattttatagatttagcTCTTCAAAATGTCTCCTGCCCGTAATCTGTCATCAGTGGCATTATCGTGATAAAACCCTTTACCCAGCCCAAAAGTTATCGGCTAATCACTTAACGTCTCTCTCCTTTGCCTTTCACTTTTTCTAGTCTGTATCCGTTAAAACACCACACTGTCGTCTTCTAtcctcactctctctctccctctctcccctcTCTCTTACAGCACCAAGAAGTAAACTCTCAAATTTTCCTCAATTTTCCCAGCAACCAAACACCAacgttttctttctttaacatTCCCtagaaattttaaatcaatgtcGGATTTCGACACTGAAACAAAaaccaacaccaccaccaccaactaCAATCTCCCTCACAAACTAACCTCAACAACGCCATTTTTGAATCTTAAACTCTATGTTTTAATTGCAATTCTCTTAATATGTCTCCTCTTAGTTTCATTCTTAATATTTCTCTGTGTTCACCTACGCCGCGCCTCTAGAAAACGCAACAAGATGCGAGTGAAACACAGTTCGGGATCTATCCCTTTAGTGTCTAAAGAAATTGTGGAGATTAAAGATTTGGATTTTaaggaaaacaaagagagagacaAGGGCAATGTAGTGACTGTGGGTTTTGTAAAGATGgagagtggtggtggtggtggtggtggtgatgtgGAGATGGGAAAGAAGAGTGGAGAGAGTAGCAGTACTATTAGTGACGACATTTCGTCGGTGGAGGAAAATATAGGGTGGGGTCGATGGTATAGTTTGAAAGAGCTCGAGATTGCGACACGTGGATTTTCTGAAGAAAATGTGATCGGTGAAGGAGGGTATGGTGTTGTCTACAGAGGAGTTTTGCAAGATGGGTCTGTCGTTGCTGTCAAGAATTTACTTAATAATAAGTGAGTTTtcagttttgttttaattatttctaaggTTCTGTGTGTTTTGCTTTAAttgttatagtttttgttttcctttttgttttttactgttTCGTTTATGATGGCAATTAAAGTTTTGGTCTATTAATTATGGGATTAAAGTAGAGGGTTACTTTGTTCCtttattctttttcattttaattgtttaatgctttgttcttcttccttaacattATCCTCATACCTTTGAGCTTAggtggggttttttttgtttgacctTTCTCTTTCTGTCCCCCTTTGATTTATGAATGGGAaggctttattttctttttgagatGTCGAAGGATTGATCtcattaaactatatttttagcgtttaattcctttttcttttttttatttctgattttcACTGGATTTGGGAGTTGCAAAAGCGATGCACCGCCCCCcggcgccccccccccccccccccccccgctgTTGGGAAAACTGGAAAGATAAGAAATCCTGAAAAATGGCTTGTGATGAAATCAATGTTTAAATACACACTATTGCCCTGATTCGTTACAGAGGACTTTTGAGAATTCTTTTACTTATTATTGTTACAGCGTGCTGGGATTAGTTTATGAAAATTCCCATCAAAAGCTCAAGTCTTTGAATATTTGTGCACTAAAATATTTATCTGGATGGACTTAACATGCTGCGAACTTTGTATTTCTAGGGGTCAGGCGGAGAAGGAGTTTAAGGTAGAAGTTGAAGCAATTGGAAAAGTAAGACATAAGAACTTGGTGCGCCTAATTGGATATTGCGCAGATGGTTCTAGCAGGTATTTGTCATATCCAGTCCAACCCGTTTATGAGAAGTTGAAGGAAGGAAATACCTCTTGTTCTTTTGCTTTTTGctcatttgaactgttactggcCTTGCAGGATGCTTGTTTATGAATATGTTGACAACGGAAATTTGGAGCAATGGTTACATGGTGATGTAGGTCCTGTTAGTCCTATGACCTGGGATATCCGAATGAATATTGCAATTGGGACAGCAAAAGGGTGCGGTACTCTAGGCTCTAGTTTCATGAGTATTAATCTTCTTGCCGGTGATTGGTGATTGATTGGTGAAAAATGAACCTAATTACTTACTGTTCTTTCAtggttattgattttaataagttGCATCTCTTCATATCTAAGCACCTATATAAGTGTTCTTTCAtggttaattgattttaatcaGTTGCATCTCTTCTTTATCTAAGCACCTATAAAGTTCAGACCACAGAATTGCAgtcatttttatcattgttgAAATTTAACGAGCGGGAATACACATTTAAGTCTAAATGACTGGGTTTCTAATATTGGTTTTTCCCTGAGAAAAGGTTCAGAAATTGTAGTGATTGTGAACTGACAAGAACATCAGAGCCCAGACTTTAAATCTCTATGAActctattgttttattttttctaattgaaagaTGCTTgtgatttttgtgtttaatttttatggttCCTCCCTACGCTGCAGGCTGGCCTATTTACATGAAGGTTTAGAACCTAAAGTTGTTCATCGAGATGTAAAATCCAGTAACATACTTCTGGATAGAAAATGGAACCCCAAGGTCTCAGACTTTGGATTGGCCAAACTCTTGGGTTCTGAAGCAAGCTATGTGACCACACGTGTTATGGGGACATTTGGGTGCGTatcttttcaaatattaaagctataaatttcaaattaacttAAATGTGGATGACTTTCATGTGTTCACTTTTCACTTACACCTCTCCTTATTGTCATCTGCTTCAGATATGTATCACCTGATTATGCAAGTACAGGCATGCTTAATGAGGGGAGTGATGTATACAGTTTTGGTGTTCTTCTTATGGAGATGATTACTGGAAGGAGTCCCATTGATTACTCCAGACCAGCCGGAGAGGTAAAAATTAaccccccaccccccccccccaaccgtAGCATCTGTATTAAAGATTATATTAACTATCATAACACTGCTTCAACGGAATTTTGTCAGATGAACTTGGTTGATTGGTTCAAAGGAATGGTAGCAAGCCGTCGTGGAGAGGAGCTTGTAGATCCCCTCATTGAAGTTCAACCTGCTCCAAGGTCTTTGAAACGAACATTGCTGGTTTGCCTCCGATGTATTGATTTGGATGCCAGTAAGCGACCAAAAATGGGGCAAATTGTCCATATGCTTGAGGCAGATGAATTTCCTTTCCGGGCGGTAAGTCCCCCCCATGCATGCTATTTTCCATGTATCATTTTCATCTAAACTGCTTGATGTTATATCCAAGATGTTATATCCAACTAATGTTACTTGTAATTAAATGAACACTCGGTATTGCTTACATAAGCAATACAGTTAGCAATTAGCATA of the Populus nigra chromosome 7, ddPopNigr1.1, whole genome shotgun sequence genome contains:
- the LOC133698428 gene encoding probable receptor-like serine/threonine-protein kinase At4g34500, which translates into the protein MSDFDTETKTNTTTTNYNLPHKLTSTTPFLNLKLYVLIAILLICLLLVSFLIFLCVHLRRASRKRNKMRVKHSSGSIPLVSKEIVEIKDLDFKENKERDKGNVVTVGFVKMESGGGGGGGDVEMGKKSGESSSTISDDISSVEENIGWGRWYSLKELEIATRGFSEENVIGEGGYGVVYRGVLQDGSVVAVKNLLNNKGQAEKEFKVEVEAIGKVRHKNLVRLIGYCADGSSRMLVYEYVDNGNLEQWLHGDVGPVSPMTWDIRMNIAIGTAKGLAYLHEGLEPKVVHRDVKSSNILLDRKWNPKVSDFGLAKLLGSEASYVTTRVMGTFGYVSPDYASTGMLNEGSDVYSFGVLLMEMITGRSPIDYSRPAGEMNLVDWFKGMVASRRGEELVDPLIEVQPAPRSLKRTLLVCLRCIDLDASKRPKMGQIVHMLEADEFPFRAELRTVREKDPPPSHAVISNKLQHPTKHAGSGADVEISRRR